TATGTGAACCTTGGTAATGTAAAACCTATATGCTCATTAGTCATTTTTTCTGGTAAATAACTATGTTGCTTGCATCTAACCATATTAATTATATTGAATGGAATCTATTCCAGGTAGGACTAGCACTGCAGAGAATGGTTCCTATTTTTATCCTGTGGAAAATGTGTCCATAGATAGCACTTCTTTCCCCTCTCATTGGAACCCTGCAACAAGGTCAAATGGATATGCATCTTCAAGTCTCAACATTGAAGTACCTCCTCATCAATCAGATACATCAGGCGCTTCAAATGATCATTTTATACATTCGTCTAGTGCTGGAGCTTTCTTTGCAGTATCTAATAATTGTGTGCCTCAGCCGCCTGCGGCCAATTATGACAGACCACCATTTCAGGTTGATGGTGGTTTTATTGATCTTACGATGGGAAGTGGACGAGGGCCTCACAAGCGAAAGAGCCCTGGAATTCCATCAGTCTATGAGAGAGGCGGTTCAAGCAGATATTTCAATGCTGGGAGTTCAACTGATGTTCCTATATCTTCAGAATCGCGGCCCGAGAAGCCAAATATAGATTCTCAATATATGCCCTGGGATCATGTTCCTATGACATCCACAGTCAGAGGTGCAGGCCACTCAATAAAGGGTGAGAGTTCTTTGAGGAATGTGAGGAGCCGTTCTGCACTTGATTTGGAATCCAACCTTTCTAGGACCCATTTACCAAGTAATCATTCGCACAACTCCTACTCTACTATCCCACCAGTTGACCATTCTAGCATGATGGATCTTTCAGGTCAGATTTCTACCTCTTTGACAGGGGATTGGAGCCAAATGAACATATCTCCTGCTAATGGAAGGGTGTTATTACCAGGTTAGTTTGTGTTCAATAACTATTAGAATGTAAATGTAGGCATTCCATTCTCCTTGCCCTTATATcttaaaaagttaaaattatgtCTTATAATACAGATGCCGGTGCTTATGGTCTTGAGTCAAGTCACTTCCTTGCTGGAAGTGGTGCTACTGCTAGTAATGCTTCTGTTGATGTTGGGAGCTTCCATCATGAATTTGGTACAAGCAGAAATCCTACTGGTCCTCAAAGTTTTCATAATCTGACTCAGACTGCTAGGGGAATCCGAAGTAACTATTCTCAGAGATCAGCCCCAACTTTTAGGGCTTCTTCAAGCACGCACTTGGGACATGTGACACCATTGGATGATGGATTGCCCATGGTAGCTGAAAGTTACTCTTCTAGACATCAAAGGCCATTATCCAGCATTGGATGGCGGAACAGTGATCGAAATGGGAGGGCAAGAATTTCTAGTGAAAGATATCGATCATTGGCTAATGAGGCCGGTCTCCATGGTCGAATTTCCCCTGAGGTAGAACTCAAAATATTGGGGAACTATATTTTTCTGTCAGTATTAACTGAAGGATATATCTGTAATATTTAGAATTTGGAACACCACCTTTCATATTTTACCTGTGCACCATATGGTTTACCTTAAATAGGGATGCTTGGTTTATTTGCCAAATTTAAGCAAATTTACCTCCAATGTAATTTTTTGGACTGGTTGCCGTTTTCTTTAAGAGCAGAAAAGTTGTTCTTTCTGGAATTACTACTACTAGCAGACTCATATTTTTCTTTAACAATGTCAGGGTTTCATGATTGTCGATCGCGCATCAATGTATGGTTCAAGGAATATGCTTGACCAGCACAGAGACATGAGGATGGACATAGATAACATGAGCTATGAGGTGATTATTAATCTTATTATAGTTTGTAGTGCTACAATTAGTACTATTATTATGTACTTTGAAATATCTAAAATTACTGTGATGATTGGTTTGATCAGGAACTACTTGCACTTGGTGAGAGGATTGGCCATGTTAACACGGGATTATCCGAGGATTCGTTTTCCCAGTGTATGACAGAAACAATATATTGTTCATCTGAGCAAGGTCAAGACGAAGGAAGCTGTGTAATCTGTCTGGTATGTTTTTCTTCGCTCATTATGATTAACATTTTAGATGTATTCGGATGAGACATTAATCAGGTACTAACGACTTAGGAGCTTTTATTGCAAATTACAGGAAGAATACAAGAACATGGACGATGTTGGGACACTTAAAACTTGTGGACATGATTACCATGTGAACTGCATTAAGAAGTGGTTATCTATGAAGAAACTATGTCCTATCTGCAAAGCTTCTGTTATGCCCGAGGATAAGatgaacaaataaataaattatactgTAGTATGATTAATCTCACTCTGTATATATATTTGGACATCCTTCAAAGTGGAGGAAACAGACTTGCTTTTAGAGAAGTTGAACAGGACTGCTACTGTGTTCATGTATTTATTTTAGTCTTTGAATTCAATTACATGGAGCCTTGAAATTGCTACGTTTGGTTGTCGTTTTTCAAGTGGATTTGGATTACTATTTTCTAGTAAACTAGGAGCGATAATGTTTAAAGATTAAGATAaaagataaatattttttaagagaaaaaagTTGGTGCACTTAAAGTGTAAAAGAGTTTTACACGGTCAGTATTAAGGGAATCATAGCTCATTAGAGTGGTGAATCATAACCCATTAGACTATTAGAGTGCTTACTTTTTCATAAGAAGTGTTATAGGTCAAACCTGAACGGGTCATTGATGGTTTTGCAACTAGATACAAATacttattttctttcatttcaatTTCTTTCGCATCACACATCAtgttttcacttatttttattttctctgtTTTTCACTCTAAGTAGATATGAAAATGAGTGGTGAATGAAATATTAGTGGAAGGTTTTATTCAACTTCAAGCAAAAAATAACAAGTCATTAGTTGTAAGCTTTGATAATGTAGTTAAATGTGACATAGTTTTCTGTGCTAGACAATACATGGAGTTATCCGAGTGCATAATCACCTCTGACCTCCAATCACAACAAATCTCCCAGACTGAAATGGATGACGCCCCAATCACTTCCACATGTCTCATCAAACGTTCTTTCTCCTCTTCCTTACTCACTGACACGAAGCTCGAGACCTCATGTTGTGTGTGATAGCTGACCCTAGCCACCTAAGCTAGACGATCACCAAAGAATCCAACGGCTAGAATTAAAGCAACACACTCATCATACTCTCGAAGATCTCAATTAGTCCCCTATCATATAAAAGGAGCGGCGAAAAACCTCATTAGGTACACACTTCTTAACCTATTCTAAGAGATGTCGTCTCAGACTCAACCTTTAACTTAGGCATAAAGTATCTTTGTAGGGACTAGGGACCCCTCTGAAGCGAACCAGATGACAAAGCAACTCATCTTCAACCTGTTTCCACTAGAAGCGAATCGTTCCTCTTCAATCAACACTCTCTAGGGTGATTCGGTCGGATTTGACTAATTTATGATATGTATTGAAATAAGGTTTGTATATGTTATGAATGAGCATAAGTCATATTCTAAACAACTTATAAAAATAAGTTTATAACAATTTACAAGTAGACCAAAAGGTTTTAATTTTACATAAGCTCTCATAAAGCATAAACGCGTATGTTATATGAGAAACTTAAGAATAATGTTTAGTTGACATACCAATTCCACTTGCACCTTGTGAGATTAAGTaggaatgaaagaaaaattaatgatataatttgtgatgtgacaggaaatgcaaagagagataagaagaaaaataagtggaaacgagatggaagagaaagtgtgtgtatatatcattactctaaaCTTAAATAAACTTGACGTATTATTGTATTAGTGCTTGAACCTCTTGAATCCATGAATTGATTTGTGATAATGATATAGGAAAATCTCATGTGGGTACAGCTGTACAAGGAAGAAGTAAGATATATTAAGCAAGCCTTattctttgaccaaaaaaaaaagcaagccTTATTCCACTAGACCAACTTTTCTTTGTTGTAGGGGATTTATCAGAAACATGAAATTCCAGCTTGTAAAATTCAATGTACCTCTAGAGTATGATCATTAGATTTGACACCCCaatcattagaaatgtcaccccacttacggaaactcagtttccgaaatatttcggaaataaggtttccgaagcacttttttactcaaaagtgtggttttttactcaaaagtgtggtgctagatgtattttgaaataaaaatcacgaattaatttcggaatctaagattaatttcggaatctaagattccgaaataattcggaacttgaaaatcaaaaaattaggggtgtgaaatctaatggttggggtggcaaatccaGCTCTCCCAGAGTATGCATAGATGAATTTACTTCTAGATAGCTTTAGAAAGTCAATAAGCAGACACCTGGGCATATTTAGAATGAGAAGACTGCAAATGACAATagaacaatttaattttttgtcaTTATTATTTGACTAAGGCCATAACTCATAAATGATATCTATGGAGGAAAGCCAATCATGCAATTAACTGCACCCTTCTCCACGTTGGTGTGCCCCATCATCCTCACTCTGATTCAACTTACCCAGCTTGCAAATCGGATTTTGCTGGTATGACAACTGTAATGTAGAGATATTTCCAAATTTTGATCAATTCACCTAGGCTGATATCTTCATATATGTGCTATTTTTCACAAACTATCAGAAATTTTTGGATTTTCAGATGACAAGAGATTTGGGTCAGTGAAATACTCTTGCTTGTGATGAAACCACACACCTTCGTGGACCTAACTTATTCTAGCATATGATTTGACATGCATAAAGCATCATATTCTGTATAGTAGAATTGagtataaaagaaaatatatatatattgatatgcAATGATACTACATATATGTAATTAGGATTATACTATCAAACTATAAatatatgtaattaatttttcttagtTAGTTAAAACAGTATATACTACCAACAAGACAACGCTGGTTAATTTTATTATCGCGGTTACTCACATTAAGTGGTAAAAATTGACCACAAAATATTCTACAAGTCCATAGGTAAGGGTCAAACCAATGACATCATGATTAAAAGATGAGGTAATTAACCATCATGCTACACTTCCTTGTTTAAAGTATCTGATTACATATCAAATATATTCCAGTATATATTCCCCTTTGGAAGCATGGACAGAAGTGTCATTTTATCAGTAGAAGATGTGGGGTTTAGAGTTCATGTCCCATGTCTATGGTGACCACATCCTTAGTATCCCCACACACTCTTCCCCTTTCATTCGCCTTCACTCGCTTCTCCATTTCTCTTTCCTTTCATCACCACCACAGCTCCATTGAACCTCAAAGTGTTAAGTTAGTCTTCTTCATAAATCATAACCAAAaactctcactttctctcacacACAAATTAACAAGCAAATGGCAGACAAATACTTGCTATGCATTATAGGAGAAATGGACAGGCTTTGGTTTCAGCAAATCATTCTTTTCTCACAACAACCAATTACAGCATCATCAGTGGCTCCTCATGAACCTGTTGAAATCCCTATTCCCATTTCAGAATCCACTTCTTGCTCCTCATCCATTCTTTCTCTGCCACCTTTGCAAGACGAAGAAACTTCAACAGATGAATCATCACCTTCTCCAGAGAAACAAGTCTCTTCAGAGTCAATCTTTGTACCAATTCAGGTATAATTCCAAAACAAGTTAGTATCATgaaggttttaaattgcggttgcggTTGCCTCACAGTCTTAGTATTGAGGAAAATTGTGAATAAATGTGGTAGTCGCGGCCACGGTGTTTTAACCTTGATGCTGCGGCTGAAATCACGGAGGCGGACCTTTATTTAAAACCATGATCATGAACATTCTATCTATACTTTATTCAATTTGATTCTGAAATGTGAACCATGAGTCATGGGTCATGACcatgctttcttcttctttttttctttacaAGGATGGTTCATTCAACAACAAAGAAGAAACCAAGGAAGGGTTTGCTAGAATCGATCTTTTGGATACCAGAACTACCCATTCATGTTCATCCTCGCCATCAACTACTCAAAAACGTCACAGAAAATTCAGAAAACCTGCTACTTCTTCTTCTACAAGGAAATTGGACAAGTCCATGAGCTGCAGAACACTTGGGGAACTGGAACTTGATGAAGTGAAGGGTTTTATGGATCTTGGTTTCATGTTCAAGAAAGAATACATAAGTCCAAGAATGATTAGTGTCCTCCCTGGCCTGCAGAGACTCGGTTTACACcaaaagaaagaggaaaagcaagtaatggatgatgatgatgccaCAGCAATGGTTCAAGTTCAAGGATTAGATATTGAagcagaggaaaagaaaagagatatCACAAGACCATATTTATCTGAAGCATGGCTTATAAAGAGACCTGATTCACCTCTACTAAACTTGAAAGTTCCCAAGCATTGTTCAGCTGACAACATGAAGAAACATTTGAAGTTCTGGGCTAAAACTGTGGCCTCAGAAATCCAACAAGAATGAGCAAGAGTCATGAGTTTCCAGTCACGGATAAATGATTATTGTACGTTAAAAAAAAGCAGAATAAAAAAGATTGTGGAAAATCAGCAATAactgtaattaattaatttctgcCATCTCCTTTAGCTCTTTTTGTCTCTAGGGAATAAAAAGGAAGTGCTGGGAAGGTTCTTTCTCATTGGAATCAATTGAGTTAATGAGCATTGTGGTTGTTGTTGTGAGGAATACAAGTTAGGTGAATAAGTAGCAAGAAGATGTGCACACACAACTGAAGATGGGCCTACTATGATGTGTTGTTTGACAAGTGGTGTTTCAACACTGCACCAAGCAATTGTTGAGAGGCTTATTTATCAGACTGTTccattgtttttttgtttgtatGTATGATTGGAGAAAACATTATTCTGTGTCATGTCTAGCTTCTTTTGTTCTCATTATTCCTATAAAACCAAGATTTTGCAGCTAATTCTTAGAATCTTGTCCCATTTGTGTTCCGTGTGTCTGCACACTCACATGAATCAAATTCTAGTCCTAATCtattacctttttttttctttctcttttaagCGCAAATGGAAGTATTTGTTTAAGTGGTGTTTGCACGATGAGGGAGGTATTGTAAAAATAAGTGGTGTAAATGAACAACCAAACTTGTACTTAAAGACATGATGATATTAATTCTTGTTTTTTAGACATAGAGCCTTTGTTTAGTCTTAATGAAAGATTTTTGAGACCGTGGTTATTTCTGGATAGCCTTGTTTTATCTTATAAAACATGTAGGTTGTGATCGCTTGGCTGCTCTTTGGACATAATGttctgttggtgattttagaatcatcaatgtattttagtagtaatgtgatctactataggctgatgcaattacgcgttaggctcggaatcgagtcaggttagtgcggagtgcacgctcggtgagccaacgcataattgaccgcgaatatgaaccggggtccaaggggcggagcccctggctggggtCCCGCTGCCAGGTCAGCGGTTTCTGAACGTTtgtgaccctagtttgaaattgtttgaaaaGTTGTGACTTATTTTCGAACTGTTGTGATCATTCGTGCAAACACAACCTCTATATAAGGTtacttgcagcctaaggaatTCGACACAGAAAAACCAGAAACAGAATATCTCtactttctttatctgttctcttatgccaagaaacagattgattgtcaagtattatcccaacaaagattttgtgaacccaggcaattatagggtcgaaataatttgttcggaaagtggacgctcacgattcttgactttatccaggattatcacaaccAGATTTCTAACATGTTCCTTGTCTTAATCATGTTAACCAACATGGTGTTTACCTAGTTGTGAGACATTTGGGCTGACTGAGATGCTATTGAATCTTATGATCATTTGAGTTGTCCGGAACAACATAGAAAGTAACTTATGTCGTTTAAAAAGGACAAAAGGACTTATAACTTCGACTCCGCTTAGATGGTTGACTTGATCTCCCGGTCGAATTGGTAGACCATACTTCAAGCCTTGATTCGTTGGAGGAGCAAGGAGTTATTGGTAGAAAGAAATTCAAAATGAAGCCCATTGGGGCTGATTTGGCCCAAATCGTGGCTTGATCTTGAACTGCTCTTTCGGATCAAGTAAGTTGGATCAAAGATGACAGAGCTAACACATACCGTGTCAATGCAGACCAGGAATTTGATTCATAAGAGTGCAAAATATAATTCCCCTAACTTGGTATCCACCATTAACCTTTTGCATATTCAATTCACAGCATCTTTAACAGTGGCCAGGTCCTCCTTAAGAGTGCAAAATATAATTCCCCTAACTTGGTATTCAAAGATAAGTTGATGGAGAAAATCTATAAGATGGAAGAGGATAATTCTTGAGTGAGCCACTTAcatagaatatatatatatatatatatatatatatatatatatatatatagcggaATAGTTTTCACTTTTCTTGAAGATATCTCCAAGGAACACTGTTTTTTGGTGGCACATAGAAATCTCTTCCATAGTTACATGGCCAGTGGTCCAGGGaggtataaataaataatatatcatcATATGACATTCTCATCCACAACTCCAAACTCTCAAATGCATGTATATGGCCACGTTGTCAACATGTCTGATTACACAACTGAGTGGATAAGTATCCCTATGCATTAAATTTTTTCATATTCTCATCAAATTATTTCATATGctattttttatgattttataatgtctcactctttttatgttaaaaaataaagagtTACTGAGAGCAGTAAATGTGCTTGTCACTTTCTCTACGTTAAAAAGTAACATTTCTTTTCTGTGAAAAGTTGTATCTGGAACCTTCGGTTTGtggtaaaaagtaaaaacatcaTGTCCGAATTTATATTTGTTTTCACACATGACAGTTTCACAACTCAAACTCAGTTCAGCACACAGCAAACTTCAGTTTTCTCAGAGCGTGATTCAGTTCAACCATGGCCGATGATTTCGAATTTTCCGATAAAGTTCCTCCTTCCTTCGATCGCGTGGTAACTCTCTCATTTCGTCATTGTTTCTTCTCAGTTCGTACTTAGATCAATAGATCTGATCATAATCTGTTCAATTCATGCACAATGTTCCTGTTTCAACCTCATGGAATGATCAATTGCATCTGAAAAATCATGGATTCATGTTTGCATGTAACCTTGCCATGATTTATGCGTTCTAGTTTCTGATCCTTGGAATCGTTAACGAGTTTGCTTGATGTTTCACATTTCTGATGGAGATCCATTCCTAAGTTTTGCAATGCTGCCTGAATCACAGTGTTTCTGATGTTATGGATTCGGTGAAAATTGAATTAGTAGTCATTTTTTTATTGTTCGGCATTTCCGCAAGGGTTTTGATTTGATTGAAGTGAAAATGTTCATGTTCATGTTCAGATTTAACAATTAATCTTGATTTCATATCTGCTTGTTATGATTGTTAGGCACTTTTAAGGTTTTTTGTATTACTGCTGTGATTTCATGGGGTTGTGTTGTGTAGGTTGAAATTTCTCCATGCCAGTctatgattttgattttagatGATAACAAGAATGCGGAATGGATAGTTTTGTGCTGTGTTCAGCTTCAAACAACACATGCAGTTTGAATAGGCTGGAATGGGTTTAATGATTTGCACATCCACTGAAAAGTTTACTTTGAATGTTTTCTTTTGGTCTCAGATCTCTCATTAGATGCATAGAATTCATTTTTGAGTTAAGAGATTGCAATGTCATGCATTGATTGATATCCCTGATATAAAGTTGAAGAATATCCTGAATTTTTGAAGTGATGAATAATTTTGTGATCAATTCTTGTTTCAAAACTTGACTTTGCTTCAATATAGCTTCAGGGAGCCATATAAGTTGCAATTGTAATTTCCCTTCAACTGGAATTTATTGATTGTGTGAAATTCTCATTACAGAAGCTTGCAATTTGTCTTATTACAGAAGCTTGCAATTTCTGTTTTCTCATCAGTAGTGTGTGTTCCATGTTGATGCTATGTGATCAGTGATCACACTCTCAAAAACAAGTCCAGTCATTTTAATTGTTTTATGAGCAATAGTTTttagaagataaaataaaagttGCAGCTTGTAGTCATTTGTCTTCAGCTCAAATGAATGAAGGCTCAGCTCTGAAAACAACTAAGTTTATATGGGTGGTTATCAATGGTGGTGAAATGCATGTCTATTcccttttaaaaataagtgcatTTGTACATTTTTAGTGCTTTTACAATGTCTTTTGCTTGGTGCTCTCTGATATGGCCTTATTtaaggtttttctttttctttttcctgtgACTACTAGGGAAATGTTGTTAAGGATTCTGGATCCCAAGGTTTGAACCCAGGCTTAATAGTTCTCCTGGTTGTTGCTGGGTTGCTGTTGACATTCCTCGTTGGAAATTATGTGCTCTACACCTATGCACAGAAGACCCTCCCTCCAAGAAAGAAGAAACCAATCtccaagaagaagatgaagaaggagagaCTGAGGCAAGGCGTCTCTGCACCTGGAGAGTAGACTTTGTAGTTTGTACTCACCTAGTGTTCTGTGGTTTAAATTGTACTCTTCAGAATATTTTCCTTGTTCTGTGGTGTCTGAGTTGTGTTAATTTATATCTTTCAATCCTGTATGTTACTGATAGAAACCTTAGTTTATCTAAAATAGTGGTTTAGCAGTATATTTGGGACAGGTTGTTTCATGGTTTGATCCATTGTTTTCCTTCCCCACTGATTATTTTTACATTATGTGCGGGTGACGAGCAATGGGGGGAAATAGGTGATAGTAAATAAGTTCCCTTGATGCAATGAAGGGGGGTGCAGGACTAAAAATTAAAAGTCCTCTTCTTTTGCTAAGCTAAAAGACCTGAGCAGAAGATAGTGTTTGCTTTTTTCCTCCCTTTTCTTTCAACCTCTCCTTTCTTGCTGTGCTATTTCAATTCATGTAAAACATCTTTACAGTTGCGGGGTTCCGCTTTCGCCTGGAGAGGCTTGCAAGGTAAATGCTAACGAATGGAATCTTGTTTAGGCTCCACTGATATTGTCCATGCAGAACTTTAGCCATCTATCATGGTTTACAGCAATTTTGGTAGTCTCGCTTTAAAAAAGCAGTTGTGGTCTCATACTCCAAGTTTGCCATCCTTTCGTTGAAATTCCCCTTCTTTATTCCATAGATACTCATCCATTGTTAGTTGTGTTTGGAACTTTTTGGATTGCCCTTGCAGATGTCTCTTTCTCATATCATTAGAGAAGAAAATGTTTGCGCTGATTTCCTTGCAAATACGGGAGCTTTGCCAGAATTATAAGTTCACTCTTCTCCAACATCCTCCGGAATTTAGGGGTGTTCAAAATATGGATATGGTTAAAACCAAACCATATCCACTGTAAAACCACTTAAATGGTTTGGTTATTATCCAAAACCAGTTTTAAAAACATGGATATGGTTAAAAACCGGTTTTAAATTATGGACATAGTTAAAAACCGGTTTAAACTGGATATTTCTCAAAATCAGTTTAAAATCAGATTtagtttaataaaatttaaattgaatcaaataaatattttattttcacctAAATCttacaaaattgaaaacaagatgagtaaaaaattgaattcTGGGAACAATTCCAATTGCCAAGTCTGCAAATCTCAAACGAGTAAACAAATTCCATTCCAGttttcaaaaacaattcaattcCATTCTTATACCTTGAGCGGTGGGTACCATGGCAGGAAAGCGTCAAGAGAAAGCAGAGGTGGAGAAAATTGGTTTTAATATAGCCAAACGGGTCTTAATATATGGGTATGGATATCCAGATTTTATATCTGGTTTTAAACTTTGGATAACCAAAttggttttaaaataaaaaagtggatCCATTCGTAACCGGTTTTAGAaaatttggatttttttaattttggattCAGACAATTATGGATTGGATCAATACAACCGGATATTTTGAACAGGCCTAGATTCCTCCCCGCGGATTATGTCGCTTTCTTTTTACATTGGAACTATTGGTCTGAGGATCATGGGCGGATGAGGGGGTTCAATTGAACCCcctgaacaaatttttttttgcacttatacccctatataatatattttttgaaccccctgaattttttaaattacactagtagactaagttttgcacctatttgcactaaagacttactcctctcactctctcacacacacgcgCACTCAGCCACTCATCCTCTTTCTCTCGCTACCCTAAGTCCCACCCAACTGAGATTTGAGAATTGCAATCAGAATCATCATATGCAAAATAGttcaatctcaaattatgcttcCTTTGTTCAATTTTTCTGTTTCGAGTTAGTTACTTAATTCTTGAAGACAATCGAATTATTCATTTATCTGATCTTTACTGAATTGGAAACGTTCAAtgagaataatatatttttctggTGTTTTCAGTTTAGATTTCTCACCTCAGTTAGCCAATTTAAACTAAGATATTTTGCATgtgcatatatacataaatattaatgaatcatacatacatatacatgtgcatatatacataaatatttgcAGATACAAAATTTCAAGTGACAGGTactttttcctctgtttttactTATTTGGGCTGCTATTTTCGTTAGTAAGTAAAATAATAAGAGAAAGTCGCTTTTATATATTTCTGCAAGTTTATGTAAGATTttgaaggatcacgcgcttaccactacgccaaaaccaattggtgttagtgagggcgcaacgttatttccttatagcgtagcagacagcgctccgtttcgaacgctacctagcaggcaggatgctggcccacctgaacccaacaatcccccccacctgaacccaacaatccccccccagcacctgccagccaaactagctgcacttatagcgtagcagacagcgccccgtttcgaacgctacctagcaggcaggatgctggcccacctgaacccaacaatccccccccagcacctgccagccaaactagctg
This is a stretch of genomic DNA from Lotus japonicus ecotype B-129 chromosome 1, LjGifu_v1.2. It encodes these proteins:
- the LOC130730369 gene encoding probable E3 ubiquitin-protein ligase ZFP1 produces the protein MGHRHLYNTTPLFEGEPDQNWNHMHTDQHYVNLGRTSTAENGSYFYPVENVSIDSTSFPSHWNPATRSNGYASSSLNIEVPPHQSDTSGASNDHFIHSSSAGAFFAVSNNCVPQPPAANYDRPPFQVDGGFIDLTMGSGRGPHKRKSPGIPSVYERGGSSRYFNAGSSTDVPISSESRPEKPNIDSQYMPWDHVPMTSTVRGAGHSIKGESSLRNVRSRSALDLESNLSRTHLPSNHSHNSYSTIPPVDHSSMMDLSGQISTSLTGDWSQMNISPANGRVLLPDAGAYGLESSHFLAGSGATASNASVDVGSFHHEFGTSRNPTGPQSFHNLTQTARGIRSNYSQRSAPTFRASSSTHLGHVTPLDDGLPMVAESYSSRHQRPLSSIGWRNSDRNGRARISSERYRSLANEAGLHGRISPEGFMIVDRASMYGSRNMLDQHRDMRMDIDNMSYEELLALGERIGHVNTGLSEDSFSQCMTETIYCSSEQGQDEGSCVICLEEYKNMDDVGTLKTCGHDYHVNCIKKWLSMKKLCPICKASVMPEDKMNK
- the LOC130730375 gene encoding uncharacterized protein LOC130730375 yields the protein MADKYLLCIIGEMDRLWFQQIILFSQQPITASSVAPHEPVEIPIPISESTSCSSSILSLPPLQDEETSTDESSPSPEKQVSSESIFVPIQDGSFNNKEETKEGFARIDLLDTRTTHSCSSSPSTTQKRHRKFRKPATSSSTRKLDKSMSCRTLGELELDEVKGFMDLGFMFKKEYISPRMISVLPGLQRLGLHQKKEEKQVMDDDDATAMVQVQGLDIEAEEKKRDITRPYLSEAWLIKRPDSPLLNLKVPKHCSADNMKKHLKFWAKTVASEIQQE
- the LOC130730379 gene encoding DNA-binding protein S1FA-like, with the protein product MADDFEFSDKVPPSFDRVGNVVKDSGSQGLNPGLIVLLVVAGLLLTFLVGNYVLYTYAQKTLPPRKKKPISKKKMKKERLRQGVSAPGE